In the genome of Carnobacterium viridans, one region contains:
- a CDS encoding response regulator transcription factor, translated as MNILMIEDNQSVCEMMEMFFMKEEWKATFVQDGKEGLDAFLNDSENWDLITLDLNLPSMDGMQICREIRKVSKTIPIIMLTAKDSESDQVIGLEIGADDYVTKPFSPLTLIARIKALYRRVDLIHDEGGKIDEKAYEVETKYLKMDKRTREAILYDKPIDSLTPKEFELLYTLAKSPKQVFSREQLLTIVWDYEYFGDERTVDAHIKKLRQKIDKTGPQVIQTVWGIGYKYDDSGVSS; from the coding sequence ATGAATATATTAATGATTGAAGATAATCAATCCGTATGCGAAATGATGGAAATGTTTTTCATGAAAGAAGAATGGAAAGCTACATTTGTCCAAGATGGTAAAGAAGGATTAGATGCTTTTCTAAATGATTCCGAAAATTGGGATTTGATTACGTTAGATTTAAATTTGCCAAGTATGGATGGTATGCAGATTTGTCGTGAAATACGAAAAGTTTCAAAAACAATACCAATTATTATGCTAACAGCTAAGGATTCGGAAAGCGACCAAGTTATTGGACTAGAAATTGGAGCGGATGATTATGTTACAAAACCGTTTAGTCCACTAACTTTAATTGCTCGTATAAAAGCTTTATACCGCCGAGTAGATTTAATTCATGATGAAGGTGGTAAAATAGATGAGAAAGCCTATGAAGTGGAGACAAAGTATCTTAAAATGGATAAGAGAACGCGAGAAGCCATTTTATATGATAAACCCATCGACAGTTTGACGCCAAAAGAATTTGAATTGCTTTATACGTTAGCCAAAAGTCCTAAACAAGTTTTTTCTAGAGAACAGTTGTTAACGATCGTTTGGGATTATGAGTATTTTGGAGATGAGCGAACAGTAGATGCGCACATCAAAAAATTGCGTCAAAAAATTGATAAAACGGGTCCACAAGTGATTCAAACCGTTTGGGGAATAGGGTATAAGTACGATGATTCTGGAGTCTCCTCATGA
- a CDS encoding 3D domain-containing protein — MKKIVLSIIALFMLALGTTGITTVLAAQNEKSENTSKETKTKQSDELEIQNGLDYLIDEREDSKAIVQTLVTSPSSEELLLEPVSIEEDQEKTKNEEKNTVDYTVESGDTLINIATAFEVDVSELIKWNEHVTNDSPLQIDEVIQIETNLTTETIKPEKLTWETETNEEALPVSNQQDTVIEETSAASSDASTEKMTVVATAYSRNQPSLTNITASGIDLSQNPQVIAVDPTVIPLGTKVYVEGYGEAIAGDTGSAIIGNRVDLHMDSIDESFKWGIQEVELTILN; from the coding sequence ATGAAAAAAATAGTTTTATCCATCATTGCCTTATTTATGTTGGCATTAGGAACAACTGGAATCACAACTGTTTTAGCTGCTCAGAATGAGAAAAGCGAAAATACATCAAAAGAAACAAAAACTAAACAATCGGATGAATTAGAAATACAAAATGGTTTAGATTATTTAATTGATGAAAGAGAAGATAGTAAAGCAATTGTTCAAACTTTAGTTACTAGTCCATCTAGTGAAGAACTCTTATTAGAACCGGTTAGTATTGAAGAGGATCAGGAAAAAACTAAAAATGAAGAGAAGAATACAGTTGACTACACAGTTGAATCTGGAGATACATTAATCAATATCGCAACTGCTTTTGAAGTTGACGTAAGTGAATTGATAAAATGGAATGAACACGTAACAAATGATTCACCATTGCAGATTGACGAAGTTATCCAAATTGAAACAAATTTAACTACTGAAACGATTAAACCTGAAAAGCTTACATGGGAAACTGAAACAAACGAAGAAGCTCTCCCAGTATCAAACCAACAAGATACAGTTATAGAAGAAACAAGTGCAGCTTCTTCTGATGCTTCAACGGAAAAGATGACGGTAGTTGCTACTGCTTATAGTCGAAATCAGCCTTCTCTAACGAATATCACTGCTTCAGGAATAGACTTAAGTCAAAACCCTCAAGTTATTGCGGTAGATCCTACTGTAATCCCATTGGGCACTAAAGTTTATGTTGAAGGATATGGAGAAGCGATCGCTGGCGATACAGGAAGTGCAATTATTGGAAATCGAGTAGACTTGCATATGGATAGTATAGATGAGTCGTTCAAATGGGGTATTCAAGAAGTTGAACTAACCATTTTAAATTAA
- a CDS encoding single-stranded DNA-binding protein, whose translation MNQIGLVGRLVREVELKEVGEDKVVTNNTLAVARRGKKENSPSTDFIPIVAWGQVAKLIQLYCEKGHMVGLTGKIQSRSYINKEEETVFMVEMVVDEVHFLQNKKLETAVK comes from the coding sequence ATGAATCAAATTGGATTAGTTGGGCGTTTAGTAAGAGAAGTAGAGCTTAAAGAAGTTGGTGAAGACAAAGTTGTCACTAATAATACCTTAGCAGTAGCAAGAAGAGGGAAGAAAGAAAATAGTCCATCAACTGACTTTATTCCTATTGTTGCATGGGGACAAGTAGCGAAACTTATCCAACTTTATTGTGAGAAAGGGCATATGGTAGGACTTACTGGAAAAATTCAGTCAAGGTCTTACATCAATAAAGAAGAAGAAACTGTTTTTATGGTTGAAATGGTAGTAGACGAGGTACATTTTTTACAAAACAAAAAATTAGAAACAGCTGTAAAGTAA
- a CDS encoding DNA-directed RNA polymerase subunit beta: MTKEKIGLQIATFILKIVLVIVLIALAFIIGAMIGYGVLGDGNPFAIFEKEIWVHIFSYFTKPTIVN, from the coding sequence ATGACTAAGGAAAAAATAGGACTTCAAATTGCCACATTTATTCTAAAAATAGTACTTGTGATTGTTTTGATTGCTCTCGCTTTTATTATTGGAGCAATGATCGGTTATGGTGTATTAGGCGATGGAAATCCATTTGCTATTTTTGAAAAGGAAATATGGGTGCACATTTTTAGTTACTTTACAAAACCTACAATAGTCAACTAA
- the mreB gene encoding rod shape-determining protein MreB: protein MARDIGIDLGTANVLIHVKGKGIVLNEPSVVAIDTTTKRVLAVGEEAYLMVGRTPGNIRAIRPLQGGVIADFDITEAMLTHFINKLNVKGFLSKPNILICCPTNITTIEQKAIIEAAEKSGGKNVYLEEEPKVAAIGAGMDIFQPSGNMVIDIGGGTSDIAVLSMGGIVTSRSLKVAGDQLDNEITQFVKKTHKLLIGERTAETIKKEIGTVFPGKRDDSMEVRGRDMITGLPRTITITSDEVQKATAESMTMIVQQAKDVLEQTPPELSADIIDRGVILTGGGALLDGIDQLFSEQLRVPVFAAEQPLDSVALGTGILLENMTKKKRKF, encoded by the coding sequence ATGGCGAGAGATATAGGAATAGATTTAGGTACAGCCAATGTATTGATACATGTAAAAGGAAAAGGCATTGTTTTAAATGAACCTTCAGTCGTTGCAATCGATACTACAACAAAACGTGTTTTAGCAGTTGGAGAAGAAGCGTACTTAATGGTTGGACGTACACCAGGCAACATTCGTGCTATTCGTCCATTACAAGGAGGAGTCATTGCTGATTTTGACATAACTGAAGCAATGTTAACTCACTTTATTAATAAATTAAATGTTAAGGGCTTTTTATCAAAACCAAATATTTTGATTTGCTGCCCAACTAATATAACAACAATTGAACAAAAAGCGATTATTGAAGCAGCTGAGAAAAGCGGCGGGAAAAATGTTTACCTTGAAGAAGAACCTAAAGTTGCAGCTATTGGAGCAGGGATGGATATCTTCCAACCAAGCGGAAATATGGTTATTGATATCGGTGGTGGAACAAGCGATATTGCAGTTCTTTCAATGGGAGGAATCGTAACAAGTCGCTCATTAAAAGTAGCTGGAGATCAATTAGATAATGAAATCACACAATTTGTTAAGAAAACACATAAGTTGTTGATTGGTGAACGTACAGCTGAAACAATTAAAAAAGAGATTGGAACAGTTTTCCCAGGTAAACGTGACGACTCAATGGAAGTTAGAGGTCGTGATATGATTACTGGTTTACCTAGAACAATCACAATTACTTCAGATGAAGTTCAAAAAGCTACAGCTGAATCTATGACGATGATCGTCCAACAAGCTAAAGATGTATTAGAACAAACGCCTCCTGAATTGTCTGCAGATATTATTGATCGTGGAGTGATTTTAACTGGTGGTGGCGCGTTATTAGATGGTATTGATCAACTATTCTCTGAACAATTGAGAGTCCCTGTATTTGCTGCTGAACAACCATTAGACTCTGTTGCATTAGGAACAGGAATTTTATTAGAAAATATGACGAAAAAAAAGCGCAAGTTTTAA
- the murA gene encoding UDP-N-acetylglucosamine 1-carboxyvinyltransferase, producing the protein MEKIVVRGGKHLTGTVKVEGAKNAVLPILAATILASKGQSKLTNVPILSDVFTINEVLSHLNLSVDFNETEKEITLDATKELHYEAPFEYVSKMRASIVVMGPLLARLGHAKVALPGGCAIGTRPIDLHLKGFEAMGAEVHIENGYIEAFADQLKGAHIYLDFPSVGATQNIMMAATLAKGTTTIENVAREPEIVDLANFLNRMGAKVIGAGTESIRIEGVTELTGTEHSIIPDRIEAGTFMIAAAVTKGNIFIEDAVAEHNKPLISKLKEMGVQFKDEDNGLRVIGPDKLKATDVKTMPHPGFPTDMQAQMTIAQVFAEGTSTMKETVFENRYMHMEELRRMNAEFKIEGQTLVIYGPAELQGAEVAATDLRAAAALIIAGLVSKGYTRVTHLEYLDRGYYEFHKKLQALGADVERVEESTEGTMEETELERLFS; encoded by the coding sequence ATGGAAAAGATTGTCGTTCGAGGTGGAAAACACCTAACTGGTACAGTGAAAGTAGAAGGGGCAAAAAATGCCGTATTGCCTATTTTAGCTGCCACCATTTTAGCAAGTAAGGGACAAAGTAAATTAACGAATGTTCCCATATTATCTGACGTATTCACTATTAATGAAGTTTTAAGCCACTTGAATTTATCTGTTGATTTTAACGAAACTGAAAAAGAAATTACTTTAGACGCTACAAAGGAATTACATTATGAGGCTCCTTTTGAATATGTAAGTAAAATGCGTGCATCAATCGTAGTAATGGGACCCCTATTAGCTCGATTAGGACATGCAAAAGTTGCTCTTCCTGGAGGATGTGCTATAGGAACACGTCCAATAGATTTGCATTTAAAAGGATTTGAAGCGATGGGTGCGGAAGTACATATCGAAAATGGGTATATCGAAGCATTCGCCGATCAATTAAAAGGAGCTCACATCTACTTAGATTTTCCAAGTGTTGGAGCTACACAAAATATTATGATGGCTGCCACACTAGCTAAAGGAACAACAACTATTGAAAACGTTGCGCGCGAGCCAGAAATTGTTGACTTAGCAAACTTCTTAAATCGTATGGGAGCTAAAGTTATTGGTGCTGGTACTGAAAGTATCCGTATTGAAGGTGTAACAGAGTTAACAGGTACGGAGCATAGCATTATTCCAGATCGTATTGAAGCGGGTACATTTATGATTGCAGCTGCTGTTACAAAAGGAAACATCTTTATTGAAGATGCTGTTGCAGAACACAACAAACCATTGATTTCTAAGTTAAAAGAAATGGGTGTTCAATTTAAAGATGAAGATAATGGATTACGTGTTATTGGACCTGATAAATTAAAGGCAACAGATGTCAAAACAATGCCACATCCTGGTTTCCCAACAGATATGCAAGCACAAATGACAATTGCACAAGTGTTTGCTGAAGGTACGAGTACAATGAAAGAAACGGTATTTGAAAACCGTTATATGCATATGGAAGAATTGCGTCGTATGAATGCTGAATTTAAAATTGAAGGCCAAACATTAGTCATCTACGGACCAGCTGAGTTACAAGGAGCTGAAGTTGCAGCAACAGATCTTAGAGCTGCAGCTGCTTTGATTATCGCTGGTTTGGTTTCAAAAGGTTACACTAGGGTAACGCATTTAGAATACCTGGATCGCGGTTATTATGAATTCCATAAAAAATTACAAGCTTTGGGTGCAGATGTAGAACGTGTTGAAGAGTCTACAGAAGGTACTATGGAAGAAACTGAGCTTGAACGTTTATTTTCGTAA
- a CDS encoding DUF1146 family protein: MNFLGVQALVTVVSHLFFVLLTFWALKGIRIEKLLKKNNIGQARVLYLFVSITIGYTVSTFFMDFLLTSQNLIFLFY; encoded by the coding sequence ATGAACTTTCTAGGTGTGCAAGCTCTGGTTACTGTTGTATCTCATTTATTTTTTGTGTTGCTGACTTTTTGGGCATTAAAAGGGATTAGAATAGAAAAATTGTTAAAAAAGAATAATATTGGACAAGCTCGTGTACTTTACTTGTTTGTGTCTATAACTATAGGATACACAGTAAGTACGTTTTTTATGGATTTTTTACTAACCTCACAAAATTTAATTTTTTTGTTTTATTAA
- a CDS encoding F0F1 ATP synthase subunit epsilon: MSEMQVNIVTPAGIVYNHRASSVIAKAVDGEIGILSNHMPIIVPLTINSVRIQRVSIDAADWVAVNGGVMEVRDNVCSIIADSAERARDIDVERAFEAKQRAEEELRKTEAVENKSHSKRAEISLRKAVNRITVSKHKRG; this comes from the coding sequence ATGAGTGAAATGCAAGTAAACATTGTTACGCCTGCTGGAATCGTCTACAATCATCGAGCAAGTAGCGTGATTGCTAAAGCAGTGGATGGAGAAATTGGTATTTTATCAAATCATATGCCAATTATTGTGCCACTTACTATTAATTCCGTCCGCATACAACGTGTTTCAATAGATGCTGCAGATTGGGTCGCTGTAAATGGTGGAGTTATGGAAGTTAGAGATAACGTTTGTTCCATTATTGCGGATAGTGCTGAACGTGCAAGAGACATTGATGTTGAACGTGCTTTTGAAGCGAAACAGCGTGCAGAAGAAGAATTGCGTAAGACAGAAGCCGTTGAGAATAAGAGCCACTCAAAACGTGCAGAAATATCTTTAAGAAAAGCTGTCAATCGAATTACTGTTTCTAAGCATAAAAGAGGTTAA
- the atpD gene encoding F0F1 ATP synthase subunit beta, giving the protein MSIGHIVQVIGPVVDVEFPINDTMPEINNALIVEKNKSKNETVVLETALLLGNGVIRTIAMEATEGLQRGMSVIDTEKAISVPVGEETLGRMFNVLGETIDEKEPFPEDVQRHPIHRNAPVFDELSSNTAILETGIKVIDLLAPYLKGGKIGLFGGAGVGKTVLIQELIHNIAEEHGGISVFTGVGERTREGNDLYFEMQGSGVIKRTAMVFGQMNEPPGARMRVALTGLTIAEYFRDEVGQDVLLFIDNIFRFTQAGSEVSALLGRMPSAVGYQPTLATEMGQLQERITSTSKGSITSIQAIYVPADDYTDPAPATVFAHLDATTNLERKLTEQGIYPAVDPLASTSSALSPEIVGEEHYKVATEVQQLLQRYRELQDIIAILGMDELSTDEKIVVSRARRIQFFLSQNFHVAEAFTGLPGSYVPVEETVRGFKEIIDGRYDHLPEDAFRNVGRIEEVVAKAESMGY; this is encoded by the coding sequence ATGAGTATTGGACATATTGTTCAAGTTATAGGACCTGTTGTGGATGTAGAATTTCCAATAAACGATACTATGCCTGAAATTAATAATGCTCTCATTGTTGAAAAAAACAAGAGTAAGAATGAAACGGTTGTCTTAGAGACAGCTTTATTGTTAGGAAATGGTGTTATTAGAACGATTGCCATGGAAGCTACAGAAGGACTGCAACGTGGTATGAGTGTTATTGATACTGAAAAAGCGATTTCTGTTCCAGTTGGGGAAGAAACTCTAGGACGTATGTTTAATGTTTTAGGTGAAACAATCGATGAAAAAGAACCATTTCCAGAAGACGTACAACGTCATCCAATCCATCGTAATGCTCCAGTATTTGATGAATTAAGCAGCAATACGGCTATTCTTGAAACTGGAATTAAAGTTATTGATTTATTAGCTCCTTATTTAAAAGGTGGTAAAATTGGTCTATTCGGTGGAGCAGGAGTAGGTAAAACTGTTCTGATTCAAGAATTGATCCATAATATTGCTGAAGAACATGGTGGGATATCTGTGTTTACCGGTGTTGGTGAACGTACGCGTGAAGGAAATGACTTGTATTTTGAAATGCAAGGTTCTGGCGTTATCAAACGTACAGCGATGGTATTCGGTCAAATGAATGAGCCACCTGGTGCGAGAATGCGTGTGGCGTTAACGGGATTAACGATTGCAGAATACTTCAGAGATGAAGTTGGACAAGATGTATTGTTGTTTATCGACAATATTTTCCGATTTACACAAGCTGGATCAGAAGTATCGGCCTTACTAGGTCGTATGCCATCAGCAGTTGGGTATCAACCCACTTTAGCAACAGAAATGGGACAATTACAAGAGCGAATCACTTCAACTAGCAAAGGTTCCATTACATCTATTCAAGCGATCTATGTACCAGCGGATGACTATACTGACCCAGCGCCAGCTACAGTTTTCGCCCATTTAGATGCAACAACCAACTTGGAACGTAAATTAACGGAACAAGGGATTTATCCAGCGGTAGATCCTTTAGCATCAACTTCTAGTGCGTTATCTCCTGAAATTGTTGGGGAAGAGCATTATAAAGTTGCTACAGAAGTTCAACAATTATTGCAACGTTACCGTGAATTGCAAGATATTATTGCTATTCTAGGAATGGATGAATTATCTACAGATGAAAAAATCGTGGTATCTAGAGCGAGACGTATCCAATTCTTCTTATCGCAAAATTTTCATGTAGCTGAAGCCTTTACTGGCTTGCCTGGTTCATATGTTCCTGTTGAAGAAACAGTACGTGGATTTAAAGAAATTATTGATGGACGTTATGATCACTTACCAGAAGATGCATTCCGTAATGTAGGAAGAATCGAAGAAGTTGTGGCTAAAGCAGAGTCAATGGGTTACTAG
- a CDS encoding F0F1 ATP synthase subunit gamma, which produces MAASLNEITKKISSTKKTSQITNAMQMVSGAKLAKAESTAAGFQIYSQKVREIVTHLAHTQLSLIENDMIGTNSPSNIDFHDMLVERPIKKTGYIVISSDKGLAGGYNSSVIKSTVDMITKDHTSPEEYVFMAVGSTAADFFKSRGMNVAYELNDISDQPSFEEVRTIARTATEMYKNEVFDELYVCYNHHVNTIMFQYRAEKMLPLSDLDVTETKDYAKDYIYEPSKEEILDIILPQYAESLIYGAILDAKAAEHAARMTAMKGATDNAKNIIDDLTIRYNRARQAAITEEITEIISGASASK; this is translated from the coding sequence ATGGCAGCCTCTTTAAATGAAATTACAAAAAAAATAAGTTCAACAAAAAAGACAAGTCAAATTACGAATGCCATGCAAATGGTATCAGGTGCAAAATTAGCAAAAGCTGAAAGTACAGCAGCTGGTTTTCAAATTTATTCTCAAAAGGTAAGAGAAATCGTTACTCATTTAGCGCATACCCAACTTTCCTTGATTGAAAATGACATGATTGGAACGAATTCACCTTCTAATATTGATTTTCATGATATGTTGGTTGAACGCCCGATTAAAAAGACTGGATACATTGTGATCAGTTCAGATAAAGGATTGGCTGGTGGATACAACAGCTCTGTCATTAAATCAACTGTCGATATGATCACCAAAGACCATACTTCTCCAGAGGAATATGTATTTATGGCTGTGGGTTCAACAGCAGCTGACTTCTTTAAATCCAGAGGGATGAACGTTGCTTACGAACTAAATGATATCAGTGACCAACCTTCTTTTGAAGAAGTACGTACGATTGCTAGAACAGCGACTGAGATGTATAAGAATGAAGTTTTTGATGAGTTATATGTTTGTTACAACCATCATGTGAATACGATTATGTTCCAGTACAGAGCTGAAAAAATGTTGCCTTTATCCGATTTGGATGTAACCGAAACAAAAGATTATGCAAAAGATTATATTTATGAACCTTCTAAAGAAGAAATTTTAGATATTATATTGCCTCAATATGCTGAAAGTTTAATATATGGAGCAATTTTAGATGCTAAAGCAGCAGAACATGCAGCACGTATGACAGCTATGAAAGGTGCAACAGATAACGCTAAAAATATTATTGATGATTTAACGATTCGTTATAACCGAGCGCGACAAGCTGCTATAACAGAAGAAATTACAGAAATCATTAGTGGTGCTTCAGCGTCTAAGTAA
- the atpA gene encoding F0F1 ATP synthase subunit alpha, which yields MGVKAEEISSLIKKQIASYQSELVIDEVGTVSYVGDGIARAYGLENAMSGELLEFADGTFGMAQNLEINDVGIIILGEFTGIREGDIVKRTGRIMQVPVGEAMIGRVVNPLGQPIDGLGEIVTTKTRPIESEAPGVMDRHSVNEPLQTGIKAIDALVPIGRGQRELVIGDRKTGKTTLAIDTILNQKGQDTICIYVAIGQKESTVRNQVETLKKYGAMDYTIVMTASASQPAPLLYIAPYAGSAIGEEFMYNGKHVLIIFDDLTKQAAAYRELSLLLRRPPGREAYPGDVFYLHSRLLERAAKLSDKLGGGSMTAIPFVETQAGDISAYIPTNVISITDGQIFLESDLFYSGIRPAIAAGLSVSRVGGSAQIKAMKKVSGTLRLDLASFRELEAFTQFGSDLDAATQAKLNRGHRTVEVLKQGLHQTIAVEKQVMILYALTHGFLDTVPVSELGRFELQFYDFLDDQHAEILSEIVETKDLPRTEKLDAIITEFITNFFTNYIDSSTDANGGQTN from the coding sequence ATGGGCGTAAAAGCAGAAGAAATTAGTTCGCTGATTAAAAAGCAAATTGCAAGCTATCAAAGTGAATTAGTAATAGATGAAGTAGGAACAGTTAGTTACGTAGGTGACGGAATCGCTCGTGCTTATGGATTAGAAAATGCAATGTCAGGAGAACTATTGGAATTTGCCGATGGTACTTTTGGTATGGCACAAAATTTAGAAATAAATGATGTAGGGATTATCATCTTAGGCGAATTTACAGGAATTCGTGAAGGCGATATTGTTAAACGGACAGGTCGAATTATGCAAGTTCCAGTTGGAGAAGCAATGATTGGACGTGTAGTTAACCCTCTAGGACAACCAATTGATGGTTTAGGTGAGATCGTTACAACAAAAACACGCCCAATTGAATCTGAAGCCCCAGGAGTTATGGATCGTCATTCGGTTAATGAACCTTTACAAACAGGAATCAAAGCTATCGACGCATTAGTTCCTATTGGCCGTGGACAAAGAGAATTAGTTATTGGTGACCGGAAAACAGGGAAAACAACCCTAGCAATTGACACAATTTTAAATCAAAAAGGCCAGGATACAATTTGTATTTATGTAGCAATTGGTCAAAAAGAATCAACTGTACGTAATCAAGTTGAAACATTAAAAAAATATGGCGCAATGGATTATACGATTGTTATGACAGCAAGTGCATCTCAACCAGCTCCATTACTTTATATCGCACCTTATGCAGGATCAGCTATAGGAGAAGAATTCATGTACAATGGCAAACATGTTTTGATTATTTTTGATGATTTAACAAAACAAGCTGCAGCTTACCGTGAATTGTCTCTCTTGTTGCGCCGTCCTCCAGGTCGTGAAGCTTATCCAGGAGATGTCTTCTACTTGCATTCACGTTTATTAGAACGTGCTGCAAAATTGAGTGACAAATTAGGTGGCGGTTCTATGACAGCTATTCCGTTTGTTGAAACTCAAGCAGGTGATATTTCAGCTTATATTCCTACAAATGTTATTTCAATTACAGATGGTCAGATCTTCTTAGAAAGTGATTTGTTTTACTCTGGTATCCGACCAGCGATTGCAGCTGGATTATCAGTATCACGTGTTGGAGGTTCTGCTCAAATCAAAGCAATGAAAAAAGTTTCTGGAACATTGCGTTTAGATTTAGCAAGTTTCCGTGAGTTAGAAGCCTTTACTCAATTTGGTTCAGATTTAGATGCTGCTACTCAAGCAAAATTAAATCGCGGACATAGAACAGTTGAAGTTTTAAAACAAGGATTGCATCAAACAATAGCGGTTGAGAAACAAGTGATGATTTTATATGCTTTAACACATGGTTTCTTAGATACAGTTCCAGTTAGTGAACTAGGCCGTTTTGAACTTCAATTTTATGATTTCTTAGATGATCAGCATGCTGAAATCTTAAGTGAAATTGTTGAAACTAAGGATTTGCCAAGAACAGAAAAACTGGATGCAATCATCACTGAATTCATTACTAATTTTTTTACTAATTATATTGACTCTTCAACTGATGCAAACGGCGGACAAACCAATTAA